The Planctomicrobium piriforme genome includes the window CGTAGTAGTTGTACGACGAGTAGTAGCCGGAGTCGCGGGTGAACTCCTTGCTGCTGCCGTAGGTGTTCAGGATACAGCCGCGAAGATTGGACTTCGATGAGGTCAGGCGGCGGATGGACTCGAAGACTTTTCGCTTCGTGTCGATGGCCGGACGCACGACGAGCATCGCAATATCGCACTTCTGCGACACGATGGCCGGGTCGGAGACCAGCAGCACCGGGCCGCTGTCCACCAGCACCATGTCGAAGCGGCTCTTGCAATCCTCAAGCACCTGATCGAAGACTTCCGACTGCAGCAGTTCGGCCGGATTGCGGACGGCGCTGCCGGCGGTCATCACCGACAGGCCTTCGATCCCCGTGGGCCGAATCACTTCGTCCAGTTTCGTCTTGCCTTGCAGGGTCTCCGAGAGACCGCGGTCGATCGGCATGTTGAGGAAGCGGTGAATCGTCGGGGCACGCATGTCGCCGTCGATGATCAGCACCTTCAATCCCAACTCGGCGAATGACGCCCCCAGGTTGGCCAGAATCGTCGACTTGCCGTCTTTCGCCTGGCTGCTGGTGATCATCGCGGTTCGCAGATTTCCCGCCTTCACCTCGCGGAGCAGGTAGGTTCGTAACAACCGGAACGACTCGGCCTCGGGAGCCTGAGCGTCGACGATCATACGACCCTTCTTCCGCTTGTCGCGAGAACGGGTGATCTTGCCGACCTGGGCAATGACAGGCACGCCGAGCGCGGAGTCGATTTCCGAAGGAGTCCGGAAGCGGTTGTCGAACTGGTCGTTACAGATCGCCACCAGCACGCCAAGGCAGAGTCCCAGGAACATGCCGCCGGCGACGCAGATGTTCAGCGCCGGCCAGACTTCTTCACCTGCCTGCGGTTCTTCGAGGACTTCATGGATGTACCCGCTCAGTCCTGCGGCGGTATCCATTTCCCGCAACTGCTCGACAATGCTGTCGTACAGCGTCTGCTTGCGGGTCATTTCCGCCTGAATCATCTTGTCCTTCAGTTCGAACTCGATGAGGGACTTCGAGTTCTTCTCGGCTTCCGCGGCCAGTGTCAGCAGTTCGCGTTTCCGCTGATCGAGAGCAGACAAGTCATGTCGCAAAAACCCGGTATAGGCATTCAGCAGCAGTTCCGGAGTGAGTTTTTCGAACAACGGATTGTTCTGAGTTTTCGCTTGGCTTTCTTTGAGCAATCCTTCAACAATTTCAATATTTTTCCTCAGGTTTTCCACGGTCGGGTGGTTTGGTCCAAAGAGGCCGTTAAGCCTGCTCATCTCAGCCTGAAGTTCGATCAACTTGCCGAATTTTGTTTCGGCTTCTTTGAGGCGAGTCGCTTGGTTCTCTTGAAAATCTTGAGTCTGGGCGCTGGAAAAACTCCCAAAGGTTCCTAACCGTGTCAGACTCTCGCTGTCGATCAACGCCAGCATTTCGAGGGAATTCCCCTTATTCTGCTTAATCTGATCCAGGCTGGTGAGCACATTCTGCAGTCGTGTCGCGACCGCAGAACGCTCGATGTCGACGGTCACCAACTCATCCTGAAGACGGCGGAACGTGTCGAGATAGACGTTACTGGACTCATTGCCGACGTAGATAATCGGAGCGCTCTGCCGAGCCTGAACATACTGTTCTTCCAGGGACTTCAGATCGGATTCAATTTTGCCTTGCGCCTGAGTGATCAACCGGTTGGCCTCAGACATGATGCGGCTGACCTGTTCATCGAGAAACGATTCGTACTCGGCGACCAGGGCCTGCAGAATCAGCAGAGCCTCGTCAGGATTGGTATGCCGGAAGGCAATGTTCAAGCTGCGGGCATCGCGGGCAGAACCCTGGCCCCCTTTGGTCAGGGAGATATGCTCCGACACATAGTCGACGGCATCCGTCTTGCTATCGGTATGAGCCTTGATGCCGGGCATTTCCTCGGCGTTCACGCGTTGCAGCGCGTTGCCAATGATGCGGCGGCTCGACACGATTTCCATGTGGTTAGCAAGGATCTCGTCCTGCACGCCATCGGCGGCCCAGGAGGATTCCCCCTTGTCGCTCGCTCGCATGTCTTTCAACGTCACCAGCATCTTCGCGCTGGACTCGTACCACTTTTCGGCGTTGGCCCAGTAGATCACGGCCATCAGCAAGCCGAGAACGGTGCAGCACGCGATCAACGGCAACTGTCGGCGAAAGATCTCGACGACATCGAACGACCCGGTCGCATTTGGATCCAGCATCGGCCTGGTATCCATCATCGGCTTCACAGGCATCTGTGAATCCGGCTTCTGCGGCATATCACTCATTAAATTCTCAGCCTCGCCATAATAAAAGTGGCATTAAGATGGGGGCGCACTCCACCCGGATAAGAGGACCAGACATCATGCCTTGTCCGGCAGCATACGCCTGCCCTTGACCAATTGCAAGATCCATCGCCCGTTTCGGTTCCGTTCAGAACGCTCCCCTAAAAGGGTCCGCCCCAGCCGCCTATTTTGACACCTGACTTCCAAAGCTGTTGTCGTTGCAGCCGGCTCGAATCTCTGCCGGATCAGCGCGTGGGAGAGCGTGCCAGCACTGTCCCCTCATGAAGTTCATCGAGCAGTTTCTGAAGCGGAACGCCAGGCGTTGCGCCGCTCCCTCGAAGCTGCTGCCTGATCTTTTCGGTAGGAGTACTGAATCGCACCCGATTCTTGACTCCGGTCACCACGGGATCGGCCGGATACAGCCCCATCATCTTGAATTCCTCGAACCGGATCGAAGCCACGACGTCGGGATTCGTCAGCATCGACGAATTGTTCACCGGGTCGATCTCCTGAAAAGTCGCTCGCCCGTCTGTGGTGGCAAAGGTGGCAATGACGGGCTCGTCAGCCATATCGTCTTTCACCAGATGCATGAACAACAATTCATAGTCTGGCATGGTACTCAAGGTGTTCGTTGCCTGCGAAAGCAAATCGCGGCTGTAAGCAAACGCCAGGATAATTGTGCGGGCCGTCTGATCTTCGGGATCGTCTGAGTTCGGCAGCGCTCCCAGAATATGAATGTTGCCGATCGCCTCGCCGATCATCGATTCGGGGACTGCAGTTGTCGTTGGCGAAGAGCGCGAGATAAATGCCGCCTGAACCGCACCGGCAAAGGTGCTGTTGCCGGATTCCGCACGAATCACTGATGCCTGGACTGCCAGAGTGTGCTGCGACAGGTAATCCTCAATGGACGACTTCGATAGGCTCGGCAACGTGCGTCGCGCGACCGGATCCATCTTCAGCCCAACGACGAACGCCGTCTGGCGAAAGCTGGTAATCGGGTTTTCCGAAGTGCCAAGGACGGTCGGCAAAGGGACGACTTCCGCTCCGGGCGGCAACAAACGGCACTTGCCCCCTGAGTTCGCTCGAATCGCCTTTTCAATTTCGGCCCGTTCCCAGGGAATTTCTGCGATGCGGGGAATGGAACCTGTGATCTGCAGGACCTCGTCCCAGCTTTCGATTTTTTGATCGACGACGACTGGCTCCAGTTTTTCATCAACGCTGTGTGGACCAGTACGCGGCGCAGCTGGCTCCACCCGCTTGGGCATCAGGGACTGCGGAAACACTCCCTTGGAGAACAGGAGCTGCATTTCGTCCTGAGGGACTTTCTTGCTGAGCACGATCGCTGCCGCGATCAATAAGCCGACCACGCTTAAAAAAATGAAGGTCCGGGGATGATTCATGAGTCGCTTTCAAATCGAACCGTCGGAAATGATGAATGACTTCTTCGCAACAGCTGCTGCCAGCAACTGCGAGACCGCGAGCCTTGTTTTGCTCCGGATTTCCCCGGTCTTCCAGCGATAATGAGGTCACATCGCCGACGGCGAGCCTCTCTGGAATCCACGGACGGTTCACTATTACTTGTTGTGGCACGCAACCAGACGTGCCTTTGACAAACAGACGCCGCCACGAGCCGATTAACGAGACCGATTGCGGTGCTTTCCCGCCAGAATCAACAGGGCAAGCAACGATTGCCAACGCGAATCCGCCAACAATCCGATGGCAGACGCTCGCCGAAAAAGTTCGCATCCCTGATGTGCAGTGCTTCACTGTTGTTGCCAACTCCCAGGCGCCCAGAATCCCGGAGTCATGGTTGATCTTACCGCGAGAGACCTCAATTTTCCACAGATTTGCCAGTCCACAAGTGGAATCCCGTCAATTGTCATTATAGGAGCGACCCGGAAAATGGCGTGCGGGACCGGGCTCTTTTGAGCAGGAATTCGCGGCCCCAGTCGCAATCCGAACGCCGCGGACTCGCCTGGCGGAGACTGCTGGAAATGTGCAGCGGAGGCCGTTAGAAATCAGCTCAGTGGCGAACTCGACAACATGTCCGGAAGTGCAAGCAATCAGGGCGATAGTCAAGGACGACGATGCATCTGAAATTCTTTCGCCGCGACTGCTCTCAGCGCCATCCCCGACATCTCGTTACAATCGCTGCGACCGTGTTTCGCGCGGTTTGGCCCT containing:
- a CDS encoding polysaccharide biosynthesis tyrosine autokinase, whose translation is MSDMPQKPDSQMPVKPMMDTRPMLDPNATGSFDVVEIFRRQLPLIACCTVLGLLMAVIYWANAEKWYESSAKMLVTLKDMRASDKGESSWAADGVQDEILANHMEIVSSRRIIGNALQRVNAEEMPGIKAHTDSKTDAVDYVSEHISLTKGGQGSARDARSLNIAFRHTNPDEALLILQALVAEYESFLDEQVSRIMSEANRLITQAQGKIESDLKSLEEQYVQARQSAPIIYVGNESSNVYLDTFRRLQDELVTVDIERSAVATRLQNVLTSLDQIKQNKGNSLEMLALIDSESLTRLGTFGSFSSAQTQDFQENQATRLKEAETKFGKLIELQAEMSRLNGLFGPNHPTVENLRKNIEIVEGLLKESQAKTQNNPLFEKLTPELLLNAYTGFLRHDLSALDQRKRELLTLAAEAEKNSKSLIEFELKDKMIQAEMTRKQTLYDSIVEQLREMDTAAGLSGYIHEVLEEPQAGEEVWPALNICVAGGMFLGLCLGVLVAICNDQFDNRFRTPSEIDSALGVPVIAQVGKITRSRDKRKKGRMIVDAQAPEAESFRLLRTYLLREVKAGNLRTAMITSSQAKDGKSTILANLGASFAELGLKVLIIDGDMRAPTIHRFLNMPIDRGLSETLQGKTKLDEVIRPTGIEGLSVMTAGSAVRNPAELLQSEVFDQVLEDCKSRFDMVLVDSGPVLLVSDPAIVSQKCDIAMLVVRPAIDTKRKVFESIRRLTSSKSNLRGCILNTYGSSKEFTRDSGYYSSYNYYGYGYGYGYGNRGYGRRVKDNGSAETENGHSLAGSTPAGRK